Sequence from the Lampris incognitus isolate fLamInc1 chromosome 12, fLamInc1.hap2, whole genome shotgun sequence genome:
ATAGCTGAATGACAGCTGATTCTGATATTTGTTTTACCCTCCTCAGGTGTTCTTCAAAGCTGGTCTGCTGGGTACTCTTGAGGAGATGCGAGATGAGAAGCTTGCTTCTCTGGTCACCATGACTCAGGCCCTCTGCCGTGCTTACCTAATGAGAAAGGAGTTTGTTAAAATGATGGAACGCAGGTATGTTCCAAGAAATAAATTCAAAAAAAATTCATGAAATATGCAGCCTCAGAATGGTTTTGTCCATAACAGTAATATATTCATGCCTTAGGGAAGCCATTTACAccatccagtacaacgtccgctctTTCATGAATGTCAAACACTGGCCATGGATGAAGGTGTACTACAAGATCAAGCCTCTTTTGAAGAGTGCTGAAACTGAGAAGGAGCTTGCCAATATGAAGGAGAACTATGAGAAAATGACATCAGACCTGGCTGCTGCTCTGGCCAAGAAGAAGGAACTGGAGGAGAAGATGGTTTCTCTTATGCAAGAGAAGAATGACCTGCAGCTGCAAGTCGCATCCGTTAGTAGACTACAATACACAGTTTTAATTCTGACTTTAAACATAGATGACATTGACATATCTTCcatgttatgttgctgtttttgtttttcattgttAATTTGTAATCTAGGAATCAGAGAATCTCTCAGACGCTGAGGAGAGATGCGAAGGACTTATCAAGAGTAAGATCCAACTGGAGGCTAAACTCAAAGAGACAACTGAGAgactggaggatgaggaggaaattAATGCTGAGCTGACTGCCAAGAAGAGGAAGTTGGAGGATGAATGCTCTGAGCTTAAGAAAGATATTGATGACCTGGAGCTTACCTTGGCCAAAGTGGAGAAGGAAAAACATGCCACCGAGAACAAGGTTCATGAATGTTCACTTATTCTGCTACAATATCAACAGAATTAATATTCATAGAATAATCTGCAATTTATATTATCTGTCGTGATCCGTACataacttttatttcattttatttgcatATGTAGGTGAAGAACCTGACCGAGGAGATGGCCTCTCAGGATGAAAGCATTGCTAAGCtgacaaaggaaaaaaaagcccTTCAAGAGGCACATCAACAGACTCTTGATGATCTCCAGGCAGAAGAAGATAAAGTCAATACTTTGACCAAATCCAAAACCAAGCTTGAGCAGCAAGTGGATGATGTGAGGCTTTTGAACGTTTAATTACGTACTAAGATTTTTATAAGAGATATGTCTACTCTTGAACTTTAATAACAAACATGTTGATTTGCAGCTTGAAGGTTCACTGGAGCAAGAGAAGAAGCTCCGCATGGACCTTGAGAGAGCCAAGAGGAAGCTTGAGGGTGATCTTAAACTTGCTCAGGAATCTATCATGGACCTTGAGAACGACAAACAGCAGTCTGACGAAAAACTTAAGAAGTAATTGTTTCAATAACAATTGTCAATTCTGGCTAAGCTTTTATAGTACATTCAAAATATACACTTTGGGATTCGCTTACAAATGAGCTAACTGTACAATTTATTCATCAGGAAGGACTTTGAGACAAGCCAGCTTCTGAGTAAGATTGAGGATGAACAATCTTTGGGTGCTCAGCTACAAAAGAAGATCAAGGAGCTCCAGGTTTTTTCAATTTAAAAACAAAATCTTGGTCCTCTTCTTGAAGCATCATACACTGTTATCTGTAAAAGAATATATTTTAATAAAATATTCTTTTAAAGGCTCGTATTGAGGAACTGGAGGAAGAAATTGAGGCTGAGCGTGCTGCTCGTGCCAAGGTCGAGAAGCAGAGAGCTGACCTCTCCAGGGAACTTGAAGAGATCAGTGAGAGACTTGAGGAGGCTGGAGGAGCAACTGCCGCTCAGATTGAGATGAACAAGAAGCGTGAAGCTGAGTTCCAGAAGCTGCGTCGTGACCTGGAGGAGTCTACTTTGCAACACGAAGCAACTGCTGCTGCACTCCGCAAGAAGCAGGCTGACAGTGTTGCAGAGCTGGGAGAGCAGATCGACAACCTGCAGCGTGTCAAGCAGAAGCTTGAGAAAGAGAAGAGTGAATTCAAGATGGAGATTGATGACCTCTCCAGTAACATGGAGGCTGTTGCAAAGGCCAAGGTATAATGCTGTTCTTACATGCAAATTCTGTAAATGCAAGTTGTTGAAAAAAAGTCTGAAAAACTGGAATACCTTTCCTTGACTATTGCAATTTAATTAACAGGGAAATCTTGAAAAGATGTGCCGCACCCTTGAAGACCAGCTTAGCGAACTCAAATCTAAGAATGATGAGAATGTTCGCCAGATAAATGATATAAGCGGTCAGAGGGCAAGGCTGATGACAGAGAATGGTATGTACTGCCTTCAACATATATTTTTGCAATCCTAAAAATGTGAATTACTATACATACTTAGAGGGATGGTATTTCTTTGAAAAACAAGTATTCTGGGCCATAACAAATACAATCTTGAGAAAAACATGAATTTAATTTCTAACCAGGTGAGTGTAGTCGTCAGCTTGAAGAGAAGGAGGCTCTGGtctcccagctgaccagaggcaaACAGGCCTTCACACAGCAGATTGAAGAgctgaagagacagatagaggaggAGGTTAAGGTGAGGGATGATTTACACCTTATATTTCATATGAATGTCAATGGGAATATTATGTTCATTAAATTGTTtactaaaaaaaaacattatctaGGCCAAGAATGCACTTGCCCATGGCGTGCAATCTGCTCGCCATGACTGTGATCTTCTGAGGGAGCAGTTTgaagaggagcaggaggccaaGGCTGAGCTGCAGCGTGGAATGTCTAAGGCCAACAGTGAAGTGGCCCAGTGGAGAACCAAGTATGAAACAGATGCTATCCAGCGCACTGAGGAGCTGGAGGAGTCTAAGTGAGTcaattattattttctttttattcatctctatttcattttgtttttcttttgactttTTCCATTATAAATGTGATTATTTTGACAAATATTTAACAGAAAAAAGCTTGCCCAGCGTCtccaggaggctgaggagcagatTGAGGCTGTGAATTCCAAGTGTGCCTCTCTGGAGAAGACCAAACAGAGACTCCAGGGtgaagtggaggacctcatgaTTGATGTGGAGAGAGCAAATGGTCTTGCTGCAAACCTTGACAAAAAGCAGAGAAACTTTGATAAGGTGTGGTCATGTGTATCCCTATACATGCTATAGCCACTGAAATGAGAACTTTTTACCTTACTATTTTTCTCACAATTATCAAACAGGTCTTGGCAGAATGGAAGCAGAAATATGAGGAGGGTCAGGCAGAACTTGAAGGAGCTCAGAAAGAGGCTCGTTCACTCAGCACTGAGCTGTTCAAGATGAAGAACTCTTATGAGGAGGCTCTGGACCAGCTGGAGACCATGAAGCGCGAGAACAAGAACCTGCAACGTGAGTGTTCACTATTATAAACGTCCATCATATTTGATATAACATTAGTGTATATTAGCCTGGATGAATGACATAACGTATATTTCAATGATTAAAAATACTAAACGTATGTAACCCACTGCAGAGGAGATCTCAGATCTGACTGAGCAGATTGGTGAGACTGGAAAGAGCATCCACGAGCTGGAGAAATCCAAGaagcaggtggagacagagaaagCTGAGATCCAGACAGctcttgaggaggctgaggtaaaATAATCATTGAATGGAAAGTGTTCAACATTTGCAATGGACAGTGTGCTTTTTTTGTGAGCGAAATCTACAAATACAATAGAACAAGGAGGCAAATACAACAAAACATTCAAAAGTCAAGTCTACATTAGCAATTCTGATTTTAGGGAACTCTGGAACACGAAGAGTCCAAGATTCTGCGTGTCCAGCTGGAACTCAACCAAATTAAGGGTGAGGTTGATAGGAAACTGGCAGAGAAGGATGAGGAGATGGAGCAAATTAAGAGGAACAGCCAGAGGGTGACTGACTCCATGcagagcactctggactctgaggtCAGGAGCAGGAATGATGCCCTGAGAATTAAGAAGAAGATGGAGGGAGACCTGAATGAGATGGAGATTCAGCTGAGCCATGCTAACCGCCAGGCTGCTGAGGCCCAGAAGCAGCTGAGGAATGTTCAGGGACAACTTAAGGTACATGACATAACAACTGTAAAACAACCACTGTATATCAGTCAATGTGATCAGTCTTGAACTATTTCTGTCATAATTTTCCCACAAGGATGCCCAGTTGCACCTTGATGATGCTCTCAGAGCACAGGAGGATCTGAAGGAGCAGGCTGCCATGGTGGACCGTAGAAATGGTCTCATGGTGGCTGAAATTGAGGAGCTGAGGGCTGCTCTGGAACAGACAGAAAGAGGTCGCAAAGTGGCTGAACAAGAGCTGGTGGACGCCAGTGAACGTGTTGGACTGTTGCATTCTCAGGTAAGCAAATATACTATTTTAACACTGACTTGGATTGATACTTTATCAACTGTATTATCTTCATTTCATTGaatatatgtgtatttttgtgtttttatagtcACCAGTAAAATGAAACTATTCTTTCAGAATACAAGCCTTCTGAACACAAAGAAGAAGCTTGAGACTGACCTCGTTCAAGTCCAAAGTGAAGTGGATGACACTGTTCAGGAAGCCAGAAATGCAGAAGATAAGGCCAAGAAGGCCATCACTGATGTAGGTTTATGTTCTATTTGACAGAGTTTTTGTTAATCAACAAATCTGGAGGAGCACACATCTCTTATAAAACTGTAAATGTATAACATGATTAATTTGTAGGCCGCTATGATGGCTGAGGAGCTGAAGAAAGAGCAGGATACTAGTGCTCACCtagagaggatgaagaagaacctGGAGGTCACTGTAAAGGACCTGCAGCATCGTCTGGATGAGGCTGAGAACCTGGCCATGAAGGGTGGCAAGAAACAACTCCAGAAACTGGAATCTAGGGTAAGATAAAACAAGAAACACGTCATGGTAATAAATACACAGTTGAACAGATGAACAAACATAAGAGAATAAACTGTGTTGTTAATATTTAATTGTTTTCTCAAGGTGCATGAGCTGGAAACAGAAGTCGAGGCTGAACAGAGACGTGGAGCAGATGCTGTTAAGGGTGTTCGCAAATATGAGAGGAGAGTGAAGGAACTTACGTACCAGGTACACTATCTTCATCTCAGATTGACTCTATCAATTAACTTCATGACCATAATCAAATCAACTCTTACTCAAATATAAAATGTCCTATttactttagactgaagaggacaaAAAGAATGTCACTAGACTGCAGGATCTAGTAGACAAACTTCAGCTGAAGGTGAAAGCCTACAAGAGGCAGGCTGAGGAAGCGGTAGGTTTTGATTTCAGTAATGTGAAATAGTTCTCATGGTTTTTTAATTTATACTACTTTAAGTGACATTCATGTAATTCATAACCGATGCCATCTGTGATGGTTTTACAGGAAGAACAGGCCAACTCTTACCTGTCCAAGTGCAGGAAGGTTCAGCATGAACTGGAGGAGGCTGAGGAACGTGCTGACATCGCCGAGTCTCAAGTCAACAAACTGAGAGCTAAGAGCCGGGACTCTGGCAAGGTAAATGTGTGTAAGAGCATACAAATATATAATTGATAATCTGTCTTTGTCATATGACAGGTAAATTTTTTTATTACAAATCTTTAATACATTCTATTTCTTTATTCTTTACAGGGAAAAGAAGCTGCTGAATAGATTTGCTCAGTTTTTGTTTTATCCATTTTCTTATTAAGAAGTCATAAAATATGATTCTCTGTTGTAAATAAACGTTCCTAAAAATAATTCTCTTGTTGACTCATTATTTTATTTGATTAACCAAGCAGATTTTATGCTATCTGCTTTATTATATTCGCCAGTTAGTTGAGATGTTTATCTTCCGTGAATGACAATTCATTAATCAATGACAATCATTGACACTCAAGAGGTCATCCACTGTATTTCTAATCCCGGCCAACAACCATCATATTTAAGATCATACGTGAGAAAACAATGGCTTTTGTGACCATAGACATCTTTCATAATATTATTTGAATTAAGATGTAAACTTCACGTAATccgtccattatcttaaccgcgtatcctggtctcagggtcccggggatgctggagcctattctagtagtcatcgggcggcaggcggggagacaccctggacaggccagggcccacacacacacacacacacacacacacacacacacacacacacacacacacacacacacacacacacacacattcattcctagggacaatttagtacggccaattcacctgacttacctttggactgtgggaggaaaccggagcccccggaggaaacccacgcagacacgggccaatcgctccctattatagttcaaacacccaccctcgtactgcatgcgttcgccaactgcatttctccggccggcagtcttgaaggagacgcctcaccactttcgtgaccAGGTGAATCcacgccgaaccactgctttttcccacacacacagacgcattcatgcgacgaacacaagccgaccccgcccccctcccgaagacagtgttgccaattattgctgcttcatcgaatccggccatagtcggatctgacgagaccggggcgcgaaccccggtccccagggggcaactgcatcgacacacagccaatgcttagaccgctacaccaccacagacCCTACAGTCCTATTTTTCATATCTGGGAAACGGCTACACGCTGGGTGATCATTCAGACTGTGCCAAACAGAATCGtggccaaatactttttcacgACAAATGTATAAACAGGACAACCTGATTAATCCTGGTAGTGACTGTCCTACTGTACAATAGTTAAGATGTTAGAAGTTCTTACTGGTCAGTAGAATCTATATATTTTTATATCCACTCTCTATATCCACTTAATCGTAGACTAACAAGTCAGGTTTAGATTTGTTAAGAAATTCCTTATTTTAGGGTTTCCTATAATGTATGATCCACAGATGGATAAAGGACAATATGTCATATCATCTCACACTCTACATGGCAAATTATTTGCCAATAAGTTTATTTTCCTTGCTCTCTATCAGCATGCCCtcaatgaaaccacatggataaTACCAAGTGTTAGAATAAAAGGCTCAGCGATGACAGTGTTAGGGGTGCAGAAAAAAGTTGATTTAACAACATTCCCCGAGAGTTGAATTAGTTCCTCTGTACAcacagtttagtgggagaaacatgtcATCCCTCATTTAAgagactttgtcagtctcagctgcctGCAGGTATCGTCAACCATATAAACAGCAGTTACACAACAACCTAAATCGGTaattgatttcatatgcaaatgtcatGATCGTCAATTACacttacaatggccacgtgtactattcacagagggttggggaatagttgcattcATAGATTTGTAAAATGGTGTAATGACCATGGatagtctagtcatctgtggtcgttgcAATGGCAATAGAtgtttcttgcccccccccccttcttggttcagggatgatcgttttctcttcacatagatggcctcaatGACTCCCCGTTCTcaacagcgttcctccctatcaaggatctatctgcacatcctcatccttgagacAGTGGCCACTGatctgtaggtgggtgtagaccacAGAGTCTTGGCCTtacgaggtagctcttctgtgttgtgccatcagtTTCACCAGTATTGCCAGTATTCTTATGATAGTGTTAATTAGAAAAATGCAAAGTATTTTACGTCTTATAACAGCATATAATTTTGAATTTCTCCCACAGCGGGGTAAAAGTTCACTGAGTTCAACTTTTCCTTGACACCATTCCAACTTGCCTTGTGTACCCCACAATGCTCAAGCCCGTTCTTATTTTACAGCGCCATATATCCTTTTCACATCCAGTGGCTAAAGCATCTGGAATTTGGAATTTATGGTGAACCCTATGGAAAGATCTTGAAATATGTTTGCACACTCACTTATTGAACATGCTCAAACATTTGTAAACAAATTTATAACAACTGAGCAAACTCTCAAGGAATCACAGCTATTTTACGAAAGTTTTTCAAAAATCCAAAATTGTGGATAATCCAATATGGTGGACTATATTGGTTCTGCATGCAAATTGTTTTGTTATGACGTAAACCATATGTTAGAGAAATTTCGTGTACTTATATCAAACAGGGTGGCTGTGAAA
This genomic interval carries:
- the LOC130121907 gene encoding myosin heavy chain, fast skeletal muscle-like codes for the protein MSTDAEMAIYGKAAIYLRKPEKERIEAQNKPFDAKSAAYVADAKELYLKCTILKKDSGKVTVKVLDTQDERTVKEEDVTPMNPPKYDKIEDMAMMTHLNEASVLYNLKERYAAWMIYTYSGLFCATVNPYKWLPVYDSEVVAAYRGKKRMEAPPHIFSVSDNAYQNMLTDRENQSVLITGESGAGKTVNTKRVIQYFATISVGGDKKKDQTPGKMQGSLEDQIIAANPLLEAYGNAKTVRNDNSSRFGKFIRIHFGTSGKLSSADIETYLLEKSRVTFQLPDERGYHIFYQMMTNHKPELIEMTLITTNPYDFPMCSQGQITVASINDVEELVATDTAIDILGFTNEEKMYIYKLTGAVLHHGNMKFKQKQREEQAEPDGTEDADKVAYLLGLNSADMLKALCYPRVKVGNEFVTKGQTVPQVHNSVSALAKSIYERMFLWMVIRINQMLDTKQPRQFFIGVLDIAGFEIFDFNSMEQLCINFTNEKLQQFFNHHMFVLEQEEYKKEGIIWEFIDFGMDLAACIELIEKPMGIFSILEEECMFPKASDTTFKNKLYDQHLGKNKAFEKPKPAKGKAEAHFSLVHYAGTVDYNIAGWLDKNKDPLNDSVVQLYQKSAVKLLSVLYPPVAAEETGGGGKKGGKKKGGSMQTVSSQFRENLGKLMTNLRSTHPHFVRCLIPNESKTPGLMENFLVIHQLRCNGVLEGIRICRKGFPSRILYGDFKQRYKVLNASVIPEGQFIDNKKASEKLLGSIDVDHEQYKFGHTKVFFKAGLLGTLEEMRDEKLASLVTMTQALCRAYLMRKEFVKMMERREAIYTIQYNVRSFMNVKHWPWMKVYYKIKPLLKSAETEKELANMKENYEKMTSDLAAALAKKKELEEKMVSLMQEKNDLQLQVASESENLSDAEERCEGLIKSKIQLEAKLKETTERLEDEEEINAELTAKKRKLEDECSELKKDIDDLELTLAKVEKEKHATENKVKNLTEEMASQDESIAKLTKEKKALQEAHQQTLDDLQAEEDKVNTLTKSKTKLEQQVDDLEGSLEQEKKLRMDLERAKRKLEGDLKLAQESIMDLENDKQQSDEKLKKKDFETSQLLSKIEDEQSLGAQLQKKIKELQARIEELEEEIEAERAARAKVEKQRADLSRELEEISERLEEAGGATAAQIEMNKKREAEFQKLRRDLEESTLQHEATAAALRKKQADSVAELGEQIDNLQRVKQKLEKEKSEFKMEIDDLSSNMEAVAKAKGNLEKMCRTLEDQLSELKSKNDENVRQINDISGQRARLMTENGECSRQLEEKEALVSQLTRGKQAFTQQIEELKRQIEEEVKAKNALAHGVQSARHDCDLLREQFEEEQEAKAELQRGMSKANSEVAQWRTKYETDAIQRTEELEESKKKLAQRLQEAEEQIEAVNSKCASLEKTKQRLQGEVEDLMIDVERANGLAANLDKKQRNFDKVLAEWKQKYEEGQAELEGAQKEARSLSTELFKMKNSYEEALDQLETMKRENKNLQQEISDLTEQIGETGKSIHELEKSKKQVETEKAEIQTALEEAEGTLEHEESKILRVQLELNQIKGEVDRKLAEKDEEMEQIKRNSQRVTDSMQSTLDSEVRSRNDALRIKKKMEGDLNEMEIQLSHANRQAAEAQKQLRNVQGQLKDAQLHLDDALRAQEDLKEQAAMVDRRNGLMVAEIEELRAALEQTERGRKVAEQELVDASERVGLLHSQNTSLLNTKKKLETDLVQVQSEVDDTVQEARNAEDKAKKAITDAAMMAEELKKEQDTSAHLERMKKNLEVTVKDLQHRLDEAENLAMKGGKKQLQKLESRVHELETEVEAEQRRGADAVKGVRKYERRVKELTYQTEEDKKNVTRLQDLVDKLQLKVKAYKRQAEEAEEQANSYLSKCRKVQHELEEAEERADIAESQVNKLRAKSRDSGKGKEAAE